The Staphylococcus sp. 17KM0847 DNA segment ACATAGGCGTCACTCCTTAATTATTATAATAGTCAGAATATTAACACATCTATTGATTTTCGACAATCCTTTTTTTATCTATTGGATGCATGATTTGATTTTTAGTGCAAATGACCAGAATTTATATGAAAGATTTTAACCGACAAATAGAAATACCACTCAGTCCTCTATGACCTTAATAAAGATGATGCGTCTCCCTTTTTTATCATTACACGCTATAAGTCATTCATTTTACAACTGAAGTCTTACTGTTTTTTTATGCTTAGCATGCTACAATAAAATTATTAAATTTGTAATAAATGGAGAATGATGATGATTATTGACAAATTAGAGTCTTATACACTCAACATCCATCAATTAGACCGACGTTCTACCCGTCGACAACTTGAAAAACTGCTAAGCCATACTACTTTTCAAACTCCTTTCCAATTCCGTATTTCTAAGACCAATCAGCACTATCTACTTCGTGTGCAACTGCCTAAACAAGCTTTACCTTATTTAGTAAGTTTTATTAGTTTCCACAACTACTCAATTTATCAACTTGTTTTATCTCAACACGAACACGTAATCGAACCATTACAGCACATATCTGATAGTGAAAAACATTATGAAATCTTTATTGATGGCTTAACTGACCCATTCATTAAAGATAAAGTCATCGATGTATTGACAGGCTTCCAATCAGAAGGTATCGCCTATAACTTCTCACGCAACTTGTTAAAAGTTACAACGACACCTCTTGTTATGATGTCCTTAATTCAAACATTAGCCACACGCCATGTTGATATTTACTACGCAAGTTTACCCAAACGGGCATATCATCAATCTCGCATTTCTTAAACGTCAAAAGACGAGAGTGGAACAAACGCTTTTTGCATCAATGCGCTTTCTGTTCCTCTCCCGTCTTTTCTTATATGTTTGCATCCTTTTCTAAGTGTGCTTGTAACGTATCAAACATCATTTCAAAACCATGTACAGTATGATCATGATATGCTTTTTTCTTTTGTTTGTATGCCATGTTAGAGGTACCGCGTTCTTTAGGAATAAAACTTTTATATTTAAAAGTCATCTCTGTTAATCTAACATTGCGCTCACTTAAATCAACATCAATATAATCTGCCTCTTCACTAATTGACGGCATTTGAATTGTTTTACGAATATGTCTATCCGGGATAAGTGTTTCATATACCCCTACAACTTCTCGTTTTTTACCTTGTGCAGCATCAATCACTTTATATGCCCCACCCTCTACACCATCACTATGAACAGATACATTCGTACGCGGTGATGTCATGAACCATTCACGTAGTTGTTCCGGGTCGATCCAAGCTGCATAGACATCTGCTGGTGTTGCTTTCATCAATCGTGTAATCTCTATTTCAACCCATTCATTTTGCATGATTTCACTTCCATTCTGATTCGTATACCTATTATCATCTTCTTTCAATGATAACGCATTTCTCTCATATACTTCATTTTCCACACTCAGCTTTATATTCTAGTCTACTTTGTATGCAGGCGAGGTAAATTAAATAAAATAGCAACTATGCCACAAAGTGCTAGCATTAACGGATAAATTGAATATGGCAATAACATCATTGGAGATATGTCTGCTACGCCTGCCGCAGCAATAAGCTGTGGACTATATGGCAGAACGCCTTGAAAAGCACTGCCAAAAATATCTAATATACTTGCTGATTTACGTGCATCAATATTATATTCATCTGCAATATCCTTTGCCAATGGACCTGCCATAATAATCGAAATTGTATTGTTGGCTGTTGAAATATCTGCCAAACTTACAAGACCTGCAATACCAAACTCTGCACCTCGTCGAGAGTGAATACGCTGTTTAACATAATTGAGCAACCATCTCACGCCACCGTAATATTCTACTAAGCCAATCATTCCACCAATCAATAGTGCAATAATCGCAATATCTTCCATCGCAACTATACCTTTTGATGCAGCCGTTAAAAATCCTGCCATACCAAAAGAACCATCGATCAAACCGATAACGCCAGATAATAAAATACCACTAATCAATACGATAATAACATTAATACCTAATATAGCTAAGATTAAAACAAATAAATACGGGATAACTTTAATGATATTATAATCATATGTTGCTGTTTCATTCATTTGTGTTCCATGTGTTAACCACCATAAAATAACAAGCGTCATTAAAGCACCAGGAACAACGATTCTAAAATTCACTTTAAACTTATCTGCCATTTTTGTTTTTTGTGTTCGTACTGCTGCAATTGTTGTATCTGAAATCATCGATAAATTATCCCCAAACATTGCGCCACCAACAACTGTTGCCATTGCAAGTGCAGCTGGAATTTCTGTGGCTTCACTAATACCAAATCCAACGGGTGCAATTGCTGCTACCGTCCCAACTGATGTGCCCATTGATACTGAAATAAACATACAAATTATAAAAATACCGACAATCAGATAGTGTTGGGGAATCAATGATAAACCTAAATTTACAATGGACGAAACACCTCCCATTGCTTCTGCTGTTTGTGAAAAAGCACCAGCTAAAAGAAAAATAAGCATCATTAAAATAATATTAGGGTGTCCAGCCTTTCTCGCAAATACTTCTACCTTATGACTAAACCTCTCTTTGGGATTCATCACTAGTGCCACAATAACACCGATCATTGCTGCAACATTTAACGGTAAAAATGTGAAATCCTTTGTAATTAGCCCTGCACCTAAAAACAGACCTATAAATATAATAAGTGGGATAAGCCCCCAAGCGTTCTCTCTTTGTGCTGTTTGCATTACGCGATATACTCCTTAATTTTCTAAATTATAATGTACCAATAACTGCTCTACAAATTCTACAAAATAGTCTGGAACTTTGTCGAGTATTGCTTCATTCGGTTCATATTGAGGATGATGTAAAGGATAATGACTATCCGAACCGATCATTGCAAAATGAACGGGAGCAATTTGCTGGTAGCTCGCAAAGTCTTCACCAATCATTTGCGCTCTAGGTTGTAATGTCACATTATAACCCACTTGATCGGCAGCCTTTTGTGCTATGGTGTGCAATGTCGAATCATTGTCTACACCATCTGTTAAACGTTGATAATCCAATGTGATTTTTGCACCAAATTGAATAGCTAGTCCATCACATAGCTGTTGCATACGTTGTGCAATCGTCTCACGTACTTCTGATGACAACGTGCGTACTGTCCCCTCAATAAATCCACTATTGGGTATAACATTCCAAGTTTCACCACAATGAATTTGACCTATAGTAACAACGGCTTCATCGTATGGTGCAATACTCCGACTCGTAATCGTTTGTAAACTATTTATCAGCTGACCTATTGCAATATGTGGGTCAACCCCATCTTGTGGCATAGCAGCATGCGCACCCACACCGGTAATATTGATCTTAAAACGATCAACATTGGCTGTCATTGCTCCAACTTTAGCGCGCCATTCTCCGATTTTTAATGTTGGATCATTGTGAAAACCGATAATGGCTTTGACACCATCCAATGCTCCTGTTCGGACAACGGCGTCTGCGCCTTCACTCACTTCTTCGGCTGCTTGAAATATGAACCTCACACGTCCAGATAATTGTACTTCACGTTGTTTAAGTTGTATAGCTGTTCCTAATATCGCTGCCATATGAACATCATGACCACATGCGTGCATGATACCATGCCGCTGTGAAATGTAAGGAACTTCTGTTTGTTCTTCAATCGGTAGTGCATCTATATCTGTACGCACACCTATACAATGATGACCTTGTCCTACCTCCGCAATCAATCCTGTTTGAAACGGTATATTTAAAATGCGAATATCATGCTGTTCTAAAATGTCTCGTATACGTGCCGTTGTTTGTACTTCTTTATTTGAAAGTTCTGGTAGACGATGAAAGTCTCGTCGCCATTGCTTTAACTGCTCTAATAATGCTGTCATGACCTTCCAACTCCTTTAAACAAATAATAACATGCTGTACCCACTAAAACGCCTAATGCTAAATTTTTTGAGATAACAATAAGACAAAATGTTAACGCCATTAATGTAAAGTCAAAATAGCGTCGTTGTACAATCAATTGTTTTGTATTACGATCAAACGCATTCAATGCGACAACAATGAGTATCGTTGCCAATACGACCATTGGAATTTGACCGACAATCGGTTCTAATACAAAGACAAACAGCCCCATCATGACACCTGTTATGAGTGTAGATAAGCGTGTTGTTGCGCCGAGCTTATAATTGAGTTTGGATTGACCGACAAGTGCACTACCTGCTAAGCCTCCAAACATACCGATCAACAAATTAGATACCCCTTGTCCTCGTGACTCTTTATTTTTATCACTCTTTGTTCCTGTCACTTGATCCATCATTTGAGCAGTTAAACTGGTTTGAATCGTCGCAACAATAGCTAACATCGCACCCCAAAATGCAATTTGAAAAAATGATATCGTATCTCCTGATAAATCGGGTAACCTCCATACTGGTATTTTGACATGAATTTGTGCCAAATCATGTACATATTGCAGCTTTGCATGTGTTAAAAATGCAATCATTGATAGAATAACAATAGAAACAAGTGGTGCAGGTATACGTTTCGTTACTCTAGGTATAAGCCATATTATTAAAAAACTCAACACTGCATAACCATAAGTCCATATATTATGTCCCAAAATATGTTTGAGTTGCGATACAAATAAAAGATAACTCAAAGCATTCATAAACCCAATAACAACAGGCAGTGGAATCCATGTAATAGCCTTTGCAACATTACAATAACCTAAAAGAATTTGAAAGATGCCCATAACAATAATGGTTGCGGCTAATACTTCCATACTATATGCTGCCGTGATAAATACAACAACAAGCGACACGCCACTGCTTGGAGCCGATACCATCAGCGTCCTTGCACCAAAAAAGCTGATATATATCATCATCATAGACGTACTAATCATGCTTGTTGTTGGGCTAACACCTGCAATAAAACTAAAAGCAATTGCTCCCGGTAATAATGATAACGCCAAAAGCAAACCGATTATAAAATTTTGATAGTATGCACCAAGCCATGATTGTCGATAATGTAACCACCCATTTGCCACGTTCCATCCCCCCGAACTTATTACTTTTCATTGTATCAAACATGACAACTTCGTGTAATAATATCCGATATACAAAAAGCGCTATTATACCACTTATGATGATCTTTCTTGGAATATACTATGGTTTCTCATAAATAAATAGTGGCTGTCCTTTACGTTCAGACAACCACTATTTATTCGATGATTATTGTAATGTTAAATCATGTTTTACAATAATACGCCCTTCTTGCAATACTGTATCGACATGATTGATACCATAATGATATGGAATATATTCATGATTAGGTGCATTCCAAATAACAATATTGGCTTTATCCCCTTCATTGATTGTACCCGCATCAACATCAATAGCTTTAGCTGCATTAACAGTCACTGCATTCCATACTTCATTTGGAGAAAGCTTTAATTTTAATGCTGCAATTGCCATAACCATTTGTAAGTTGTTTGTGACACAACTACCTGGATTAAAGTCTGTTGCAATTGCAATCGCACCATCATGCTCTAGCATCCCCCGTGCATCTGCGTAATCATCTTTACCAAGATAAAATGTTGTACCCGGTAACAGCACGGCTACTGTATCAGAATGCTTTAATTTTGTTTTATCTTTATCGCTTGCAGCCACTAAGTGATCAGCAGAGATTGCCTCTTCATCAATAGCTAAACCTAAGCCCCCTAAAGGGTCAATTTCATCAGCGTGGATTTTTACACGAAATCCTTGTGCTTTCGCCGCTTGCATGTAACGGCGAGATTCTTCTATTGAAAATACACCCGTCTCACAAAAAATATCTGCAAAATCTGCAAGCCCTTTGACTTCTGGTAATAAATCAATCATCTCTTGTAAAAACATTTCGTTAGATACCGCTTCTTTAGGTACGGCATGTGGTCCAAGAAATGTATGACGCATCTCAATGCCATATTTATCTTGCAGTCGACGTGATACACGCAACTGCTTGAATTCATTCTCTTTATCTAAACCGTAGCCACTCTTACTTTCTACTGCAAGTACGCCGTGGTGCATCATGATCAATAAATCACGTTCTGCCTTTTTAAACAATGCTTCTTCTGTTGCTTCTCGTGTTGCTGTAACTGTTGATAAAATCCCACCACCACGTTCTAAAATCTCTAAATAAGATAGCCCTTGTCGTTTCAATGTCATCTCATGTTCACGCGAACCTCCATGTACAAGATGTGTATGTGCATCAACAAGTGCTGGTGACACCACTTTACCTGTTGCATCTATCTTTTCGAGAGCTTCATAATGTTCTGTATACTCGCCAGCATAGACAATTTTACCGTCTTTCACAACAACTGTTCCATTTTTGATGATATTGAGTTCATCAAGTTCTGCACCTTTTAATGGACGTTTTGTTGACTTTGGAAGTATTAATTGCTTAATATTTTGGATGATTAAATCATTCATTATTTATCCTCACCTTTGCCTGTAATCATTGGTATATCTACACCTTTTTGTTTTGCTGTATCAATAGCAATATCATAACCAGCATCTGCGTGTCTCACTACACCCATACCCGGATCTGTCGTTAATACACGTTTCAAGCGTCGTTCAGCACGTTCTGATCCATCAGCAACGACAACCATACCTGCATGGAGTGAATAACCCATACCTACACCACCACCATGATGTACGGAAATCCACGAACCTCCTGCTGCTGTATTAACAAGCGCATTTAAAATGGCCCAATCACCTACTGCGTCTGATCCATCTCTCATCGCCTCTGTTTCTCGATTTGGCGAAGCGACAGAACCAGAATCTAAGTGATCACGTCCGATAACTATTGGTGCAGAAATCTCACCCTTGCGTACAAGATCGTTCAATGCAACCCCCATCTTTGCACGGTCTCCATAACCTAACCAAGCAATACGAGAAGGCAAACCTTGAAATGCGATCTTTTCACTCGCCATATCTAACCAGCGCATTAACTTTTCATCTTCTGGGAAAAGTTCACGCATTAATGCATCAGCGCGTTCAATATCTTTAGGATCTCCTGACAATGCTGCAAATCGGAATGGTCCTTTTCCTTCACAGAATAATGGGCGAATATATGCAGGTACAAATCCCGGGAAATCAAAGGCATTTTCTAATCCTTCATCAAACGCTACTTGACGAATATTGTTACCATAGTCAAAGGCGATCGCACCTTGTTGTTGGAATGATAACATGGCTTCAACATGTTTTTTCATAGATTGTTTAGCAAGTGTTATATAGCGTTCAGAATCTGATTCACGTAACTGTGTTGCTTCTTCCAATGTGTAACCTTCAGGGACATAACCATTTAATGGATCGTGTGCTGAGGTTTGGTCCGTAATAATATCAATTTTAAAGCCACGTTTTAAGATTTCATGATGAACCTCTGAAGCATTACCTACTAAACCGATCGCAAGTGCCTCACCATTATTTTTAGCTTGTTCTGCTTTTTCCAATGCTTCGTCTAACGAATATGTGATAATATCACAATAACGTGTCTCAATACGTTTTTCGATACGTGATGGATCGACATCTACACCAATAACTACACCTTCATTCATTGTTACAGCAAGTGGTTGGGCACCACCCATACCTCCAAGTCCTGCTGTTAATGTAATCGTCCCCTTTAATGAACCATTAAAGTGTTGATTGGCTAACTCTGCAAATGTTTCATATGTCCCTTGTACAATACCTTGAGAACCGATATAAATCCAGCTTCCTGCAGTCATCTGACCATACATCATCAACCCTTTTTTATCGAGTTCATGAAAATGTTCCCAGTTCGCCCATTTGGGTACTAACACCGAGTTCGATAAAAGCACACGTGGTGCCTCTTCATGAGTTTTGAACACAGCAACCGGTTTACCAGACTGTACCAGCATTGTTTCATCTTTTTCTAAACGGCGTAGTGTATCAACAATCGCATCAAACGACTCCCAATTTCTTGCTGCTTTACCAATACCACCATATACAACAAGTTGATCTGGATGTTCTGCAACTTCAGGATCCAAATTGTTATATAACATACGCAATACAGCTTCTTGCTCCCAACCTTTACACTCAATATCTAAACCTTTTTTCGCTTTAATCTTTCTTGACATCTTGCATCTCTCCTTTGTTTAAAAAATGAATAAACTTATTGGAATTGTAATTAATAACGTTAACGCCACTCGAATAAACCAAATCACCACGAGTTTCCAAATAGGAATTTTAATTTCAGTCGCTAAAATACACGGAACTAAAGCTGAAAAGAAAATAATTGCCGATACACTTGTAATCGCTACAACAAACTTTACTTGTATCGCTGCTTTAGCTGCGAGTAGTGACGGTAAAAACATCTCGATAATAGAAATTGCTGAGGCCTTTGCCAATAGTGCTTTATCTGCTATTGGAAACAGATAAATAATCGGGTAAAAAATATAGCTTAACCAATCGATAACTGGCGTATAATGCACAAGTAATAGGCCAAAAAAACCAATAGATAGAATGGATGGTAAAATGGCTAGCGTCATCTCTATCCCATCTTTAACATTGACCCAAATATTTTTTACGAGTGGTAAAGATTGATGAGATTGCTTTTTAGCCTCTTCCCATGCTGCCATCACACGACTCCCTGCTACTTCAACTTCTTGTTCTCCTTGTTGACCGTCATAATATTCTGTCGATTCATTTGAAATAGGTGGTAAATGTGCTGAAATAGCTGTCACAACAAATGTAATCATTAGACATAGCCAAAAATATAAGTTCCAGTGTTCCATTAAATCTAATGTTCTTGCCACAATAACCATAAATGTAGCAGATACCGTTGAAAACCCTGTTGCAATAATGACCGCTTCTTTTTTATTATACATACCGTCTTTATACACTCTATTCGTAATAAGAAGTCCTAACGAGTAACTTCCTACAAATGACGCAACGGCATCGATAGCAGACTTACCCGGTGTTTTAAAAACTGGTCGCATAATAGGCTGCATTAAAACACCAATAAATTCCAATAATCCATAGCCAACTAATAATGATAATGCCACAGCACCAATCGGAATCAAAACACTCAGTGGCATCATGAGCTTGTCGAATAAAAATGGACCGTAATCCGCATTAAATAAAATAGCGGGACCTATTCGAAATACATACATCACACCGATAACTGCACCTAACACTTTGAAAACAACAAGAATAGCATCAGTTATTGATTTCTTATAATCTTGTCTTATTAAAGGTATAATCGCACCAATGATAATCATTAATAGTGCGAGATAAGGCATTGCTCCACCCATCAATGCTCTGAATGCCAAATGGGCATGATCGACTAATATTGTATGGTTCTCATGGATTGTCAAAGGAATAAAGAAACATATTACACCAATAAAGCTATATACCCAGAACTGCCACATATCCTTCCCTTTAATACCTTTTTGCTTATGCGATTGCTCTGACTTCATAACATCACCCCTTTGTTTAATGTCATTGTTCTATACATATGATGCTGAAGTATTAGCTACTGTGATATAAAACACTCAAGCGGAGAGATAGCGCTTTTAATCACTGTAAAAGCTGGATTGACTGACGCCTTCTCATTTATATACCCTCTCTTTTGTTGTGACTTTACACATCTCTTCCGATACATTTATTGTAGTATGTTATTATATTAATAACTAATATAAATAAACTAATTATTCATAGATCAAAACTATAAATGAGGTGTGTTTGATGAAAGTTTTACAATTAGAGTATTTTATAGCCGTCGTCAACTACAATAGTTTTACTAAAGCTGCACAGGCTTTACATATCAGTCAACCTTCACTTACTGCTACCATTAAAAAGATGGAAAACGACTTAGGCTACGCACTTTTAAAACGTAGTACAAAAGAAATTTCAATTACAGAAAAAGGAATTCAATTTTATAATCACGCTGTTACACTCGTCCAACACTACCACCAAACATTAGAGCAAATGTATGACCTAAAGTTAAGTCAAACTCCTAAGATTAAAATGGCAATTATTGAGTCCACAGCATATTGGGTCTCTACTATTATTAAACAACATAATCGCCAATATCCCGATCAACACTATCAAATCACTGAAATTTTAAATCCAGAAGTCTTAGCACAAAAGCTTATCAATTTTGATTT contains these protein-coding regions:
- a CDS encoding SulP family inorganic anion transporter translates to MANGWLHYRQSWLGAYYQNFIIGLLLALSLLPGAIAFSFIAGVSPTTSMISTSMMMIYISFFGARTLMVSAPSSGVSLVVVFITAAYSMEVLAATIIVMGIFQILLGYCNVAKAITWIPLPVVIGFMNALSYLLFVSQLKHILGHNIWTYGYAVLSFLIIWLIPRVTKRIPAPLVSIVILSMIAFLTHAKLQYVHDLAQIHVKIPVWRLPDLSGDTISFFQIAFWGAMLAIVATIQTSLTAQMMDQVTGTKSDKNKESRGQGVSNLLIGMFGGLAGSALVGQSKLNYKLGATTRLSTLITGVMMGLFVFVLEPIVGQIPMVVLATILIVVALNAFDRNTKQLIVQRRYFDFTLMALTFCLIVISKNLALGVLVGTACYYLFKGVGRS
- a CDS encoding Na+/H+ antiporter NhaC family protein, which gives rise to MQTAQRENAWGLIPLIIFIGLFLGAGLITKDFTFLPLNVAAMIGVIVALVMNPKERFSHKVEVFARKAGHPNIILMMLIFLLAGAFSQTAEAMGGVSSIVNLGLSLIPQHYLIVGIFIICMFISVSMGTSVGTVAAIAPVGFGISEATEIPAALAMATVVGGAMFGDNLSMISDTTIAAVRTQKTKMADKFKVNFRIVVPGALMTLVILWWLTHGTQMNETATYDYNIIKVIPYLFVLILAILGINVIIVLISGILLSGVIGLIDGSFGMAGFLTAASKGIVAMEDIAIIALLIGGMIGLVEYYGGVRWLLNYVKQRIHSRRGAEFGIAGLVSLADISTANNTISIIMAGPLAKDIADEYNIDARKSASILDIFGSAFQGVLPYSPQLIAAAGVADISPMMLLPYSIYPLMLALCGIVAILFNLPRLHTK
- a CDS encoding YjiH family protein — its product is MKSEQSHKQKGIKGKDMWQFWVYSFIGVICFFIPLTIHENHTILVDHAHLAFRALMGGAMPYLALLMIIIGAIIPLIRQDYKKSITDAILVVFKVLGAVIGVMYVFRIGPAILFNADYGPFLFDKLMMPLSVLIPIGAVALSLLVGYGLLEFIGVLMQPIMRPVFKTPGKSAIDAVASFVGSYSLGLLITNRVYKDGMYNKKEAVIIATGFSTVSATFMVIVARTLDLMEHWNLYFWLCLMITFVVTAISAHLPPISNESTEYYDGQQGEQEVEVAGSRVMAAWEEAKKQSHQSLPLVKNIWVNVKDGIEMTLAILPSILSIGFFGLLLVHYTPVIDWLSYIFYPIIYLFPIADKALLAKASAISIIEMFLPSLLAAKAAIQVKFVVAITSVSAIIFFSALVPCILATEIKIPIWKLVVIWFIRVALTLLITIPISLFIF
- a CDS encoding amidohydrolase — its product is MTALLEQLKQWRRDFHRLPELSNKEVQTTARIRDILEQHDIRILNIPFQTGLIAEVGQGHHCIGVRTDIDALPIEEQTEVPYISQRHGIMHACGHDVHMAAILGTAIQLKQREVQLSGRVRFIFQAAEEVSEGADAVVRTGALDGVKAIIGFHNDPTLKIGEWRAKVGAMTANVDRFKINITGVGAHAAMPQDGVDPHIAIGQLINSLQTITSRSIAPYDEAVVTIGQIHCGETWNVIPNSGFIEGTVRTLSSEVRETIAQRMQQLCDGLAIQFGAKITLDYQRLTDGVDNDSTLHTIAQKAADQVGYNVTLQPRAQMIGEDFASYQQIAPVHFAMIGSDSHYPLHHPQYEPNEAILDKVPDYFVEFVEQLLVHYNLEN
- a CDS encoding SRPBCC domain-containing protein, with protein sequence MQNEWVEIEITRLMKATPADVYAAWIDPEQLREWFMTSPRTNVSVHSDGVEGGAYKVIDAAQGKKREVVGVYETLIPDRHIRKTIQMPSISEEADYIDVDLSERNVRLTEMTFKYKSFIPKERGTSNMAYKQKKKAYHDHTVHGFEMMFDTLQAHLEKDANI
- the hutI gene encoding imidazolonepropionase; this translates as MNDLIIQNIKQLILPKSTKRPLKGAELDELNIIKNGTVVVKDGKIVYAGEYTEHYEALEKIDATGKVVSPALVDAHTHLVHGGSREHEMTLKRQGLSYLEILERGGGILSTVTATREATEEALFKKAERDLLIMMHHGVLAVESKSGYGLDKENEFKQLRVSRRLQDKYGIEMRHTFLGPHAVPKEAVSNEMFLQEMIDLLPEVKGLADFADIFCETGVFSIEESRRYMQAAKAQGFRVKIHADEIDPLGGLGLAIDEEAISADHLVAASDKDKTKLKHSDTVAVLLPGTTFYLGKDDYADARGMLEHDGAIAIATDFNPGSCVTNNLQMVMAIAALKLKLSPNEVWNAVTVNAAKAIDVDAGTINEGDKANIVIWNAPNHEYIPYHYGINHVDTVLQEGRIIVKHDLTLQ
- the hutU gene encoding urocanate hydratase; amino-acid sequence: MSRKIKAKKGLDIECKGWEQEAVLRMLYNNLDPEVAEHPDQLVVYGGIGKAARNWESFDAIVDTLRRLEKDETMLVQSGKPVAVFKTHEEAPRVLLSNSVLVPKWANWEHFHELDKKGLMMYGQMTAGSWIYIGSQGIVQGTYETFAELANQHFNGSLKGTITLTAGLGGMGGAQPLAVTMNEGVVIGVDVDPSRIEKRIETRYCDIITYSLDEALEKAEQAKNNGEALAIGLVGNASEVHHEILKRGFKIDIITDQTSAHDPLNGYVPEGYTLEEATQLRESDSERYITLAKQSMKKHVEAMLSFQQQGAIAFDYGNNIRQVAFDEGLENAFDFPGFVPAYIRPLFCEGKGPFRFAALSGDPKDIERADALMRELFPEDEKLMRWLDMASEKIAFQGLPSRIAWLGYGDRAKMGVALNDLVRKGEISAPIVIGRDHLDSGSVASPNRETEAMRDGSDAVGDWAILNALVNTAAGGSWISVHHGGGVGMGYSLHAGMVVVADGSERAERRLKRVLTTDPGMGVVRHADAGYDIAIDTAKQKGVDIPMITGKGEDK